cagaaagaagcagactatctggcgcctcgtctggccaaaattttcacagcgtgcctaggacttgcatacgctccgaaagcctggcaggaagcaagggtggtgtttatacccaagcccgactAAGCAAGTTATGAGACACCAAAGGCcaacagacccataagccttacgtctttactactcaaaaccatggaatgtattgtggacaccatgataaagaataggacatccagcgaactgctcaaatacaaacagcatgactatgtcaagggaagctTGATGGAGACTGCTCTGCACGAGGTGGTGCATAAAATAgaggaatccttcgatgccaaaacgtacacactggcggtatgcattgacatcgatggggcttttaataacgtgcagaccgacacactgatccaattcttagaccagtaccgagtataccccggtccttagagactggataaaccataagttaaaaaacaggtggataaattgtgtgtcccatggcataaatataagggagaaagtggcacaaggcacgccacagggggcattttatcgccactcctataaatgacctattacggatgctgactgaggtgggatttgaacccgcctgctacgcagacgatgttataatacttctaaggtgtaaggatccgaacaagccatgcagaagggccgaaagggtcttgcatatggcatatgactgggctagacccaaaggtctcaatgtagacccagagaagactaaaatatgtctgttcacgaggaggacgaaggtgggccaatttaacgcaccacgtttcctcaataagacgatgtcgatatctgacaaggtcaaatacttaggtgtgatcttggacaggaaactaaattggaagtgtcacattcaggagcatactgagaaggctcacagatgttgggcactatgtagacgggccgtagtctcgaaatagggcctgaatccgaggatagtccactggctctataggagcgttatcagacaaatacttacttacgcctctgtagtttggtagactgctatggagaaaaagtgcaacataaggaccatacaacaggttcagaaaaaatgttgtcttggcataagcgcagcgatgaggaccacgcccactaaggtactgaagacttttctagatatccgacctatccgatatacagattaagtgtaaagcagccactgcggctataagagaTTAGAGGCGATGGGAGCATGAATTGAGGATggagctcccatcctcaattcataccatcgcggtataatcgaggcgacgaaacCTGGAAgatagggaagaggtttccgatcggatacctgagatgaaccttgaagtcgagtgcgaggcactgccgccagcggcacagtcggagtcatgttacacggatggatcaaagctggaggacagagtgggcttaggggtctacattgagaacccagggactgagatctgttttagactgcctgaccataatacggtcctgcaggcggagatccgggcgatcacggaatgtgtgaagtagCCCTCtgctagagggcagagtgggcctgggggtttacattgagaacccagggactgagatctgttttagactgcttgaccataatacggtcctgcaggcggagatccgggcgatcacagaatgtgtaaagtggtgtggtgctaacgcgaggacgtccagtgtgaacatctttaacgaCAGTAAAGTTGCCATAACAGTATTAACAACCAGAACGGCAAGGtcacaaccaggacggtaaggtcacgaatagtcttgcttgtaagaatgagattaaggatgaggatggcacaatccgcatcgtttgggtgccgggtcataacggagtaagaggaaatgaaagggcagacgatttggcggtgaaggccagaggactgccgtcaacaaacttggttaacacgaagcctttcgggtcgacgcagaccgagttaagagagtgggcgacgaatgcgcatgcaaacctgtgaaacagcgaaacggtcggtaggacggcgaaaatcctatggggggatccagatcgtgagaagacgaggctattactgaaacgaagtaagaaggaggttattggtatcataacgggacacataggactacgagctcacttatgtaaaatcggtgcggcaagtgatagcatgtgtaggccatgcggggaagttgatgagacattggagcctttcttttgtcattgcttggatttgcgtctaacagataccggcacttaggtagagATACACTAccacacatgaaccaacttaggggagtggtattgaaaacaattaaggattttgtaagcagcatggaattcctaacttaaaattttctttttagaggttccTTTATAGttgttagagcgcacaacaagccgattactggcttatgtgcatgtccatagtgacattgggcagattaatatctgcaccctcttttcaacttaacctaacctaacaaaaaagtagcagctatatatctatataaagGAATCCATAAGGTCAAATAATTATGCCCAGATCATAGAACCGAAAACAGTGGATAAGATTGCAATCTGTCAAGCATGGCGTAATCGCTTGTTGAAAGGGACAGATTGCAATAGCAATCATCAGCAAACATATAAGAGAATATTCTACGAGTATTCCTAATACTCGTAGAACTACAGTCCAGtttgaatcaataaaatatGTGGTAGGGTTTTGATTTCGATGTTGTAGGAGTCGTACGACTTTCCAACTGATTGAAGCtgttttcgtgattgaaaacgTTACAGCAATTCACGATAGTGGATGCTGCTGCGTCAAAGCTGCAACTCCTTCTTGAATTGCTCCCTCCATCCACTGCCCAGACTGTTTTGTATACCCTCGCatataggttgggggtatacttatttcgtcattccgtttgttacacctcaaataattgtctaagaccccataaagtatttataacaTGACTTCCGTTACTTGCAATAGTTGtaacaagtatggtccgaatcggctcaaaacctgatatagctcccatataaaccgatctcccgattatacttcttgagcttcgagaaggcgcaattctgttGATGACTTCTCCTATTACCACCTacagatgtaccaagtatgttcagagtcggtctataacttgatatagatcccatataagccgatctccagattatacttcacacaacacctcacgcattccgtgattgccggatctccgcctgcaggatcatattatggtcaggcactctaaaacagacctcagtccctggattctcaatgtagacacccaggcccattctgtgcTCAAGCTTTgagccatccgtgtaacatgatcttccagatggcaatactagcgttccgtcaatccaaaccgctggcagcagtgcctcgcactcaacctcaaggttcatctcagatatccgatcggaacccTCTTCCCTttcatccaggtttcctatcgtcgcctcgattataccgcgaaggtatgatctgctcccatcctcaatccattctcccatcgccttaagccttCCTTCCTAACTCTGATCTTACGGTGCCCAGTCAGAATGGTGGTGCTGTCCGAGGTACACACCTAAGCCAGAGCCGAGCCCCGAATTACCGCACGGCCAGTCGTTAACTCAATACCAGCCGAAACCTTCCGAGAACCTACTAATCCCGATTCGCCCGAATACCGAAGCAGTCCACCGAATACCAAAACGACCCGACCCAGTGGTTTAATTCCCGGGACCGGCACCTACCGGCCGAAGCGCCACACTGAAACTTGTCACCATCCTGCACCTAAAAGCTTAGAACACCATTGTGAGTTGCGATAACTAAAGTATATTATCAATAAAACCTAGATTGCGTATCCCGAAGGAAATATTTAAGTGTGTTATTATTGAAGGTTTGTGGGTCCTTAAAGGTAAAACCCTGGACAACTGCTGGCTACCTCAGCCGAAGATAAAACCACGTTacaaacctcaaaaatgttgccagctttaggaggggaaaaccacctctgaattttcaggattcgaacccaggcgttcagcttcatacgcggacatgctaacctctgctctacggtgccCTCCGCTTATATACATATGTTCCTTACTCAAGTTATAAGAAGTTATGAAATACATCTTACCTCTCACTCTTTAGATTAATGAAACCTTCGCAAAAAACAATCTTACCTTGCCGCATTCCTATACTGAGGATCATGTATGACCTTCATGATGGACTTGTACAATTGTACCGCTGTCAAAGTTTCCAAATCCAATTTGATGGCATAACCATCCAACTCAGCTTTGGCCGAATTCACATCGTGATCACAGAATACTGGCATTGTCACCACAGGCACACCATGAAAGACGGTCTCATACATACTCAGCAGGCCACCATGGGTGACAAAAGCACGCAGCCGGGGATGACCCAATATATCCTGTTGTGGTAACCAACGACTCAGCATTACATTATCCGATAGATCATCTATTTCGGCAGCACTACCTTCATATTTCCACAAAACATGATAGGGCAAGCGGGCAAAGGTTTGCACCAACAAATGACGCAGGGTTATGGGCATATTTGCAGCCTTCACCGAAGAACCCATGGAGACATAGATGAAGCCTGATTCTCCAGCTGAATTAATGAAATCTTCCAAATCCTTGGGCAAAGGTTTGGCGGGCTTACAATGAATACAAGCCACCTCTGCCACATTGGGGTTCAAAGCACGGGGATAGGAAACAACAGCATGACCATTTTGTAAAATGAAGCTGACATTTCGGGAGATGTCATAGGGATGGGGTATATGATTGCCCAAACGCTCCTTCATAACACGATAGACACAAGCCATGACGAACTGAAAGGAAGCGAAAAAAGGAAAACCCACTTAAAATGGAGAAATAGAATAAACTACCAACTTACCTTATGCACCACATCCGAAGTTATTTGAATGGCCGTATTCATAGCTCTCTCCAGTATGTTCATGTTATCCGTAAAACTCGAATAGAAATTTGGAGTTACAGAAAATGAACCAGGATTGCCCGAGTTAGATAAACTGCCTGTGTAGAAACCCACGGTGTTGATGTACATGAAAGGTATCTTATATTGATAGACCATGCCCAGGGCACACTCGGGATAGGCACCATCCAGTATGGCCAAATCAAAGTTGCGATTCATCAGAGCCTGGGTTTCGGCATCCTCCAACATGGCATCACATGACTggaaattgacaaaaaaaaaaaaacaaatcattttCAATGTCCTGCCTGGATTTTAATCGATAcgactttaattttttatgcatTGTTAACCTTGAACTGGTCTTAATGCGAATATTGAACTCCTATGCTATACCATCAGAAACATGTTTGGCAGCATCGACTTCAACAAGGCAAATATTGCCACTCAACTGCTGCAGTGACCGCATGCAACGCAAAATATGGATCTGCAGCAGTTTGACCAGCACTCATAATTATTCTGTCAAGTAGTCAGTATCACTTTATATCAATAAAAGACTATTTGGTGTTCTTGTTTGAAATAACTGAAAATGTATGGAACTCTTATGCTTCGCAATTTAGTTTAAAGAAAATTCCCTTTTCGGCACTTAACTTTGTccttttaattgtttatttttaaatttttatatctttcAAGGGGGATGTTAATGGAAGGGGGGTAGCTATTTACAGAATGCAAAAGAAATGCAACGACTCTAATTACCAGGAACTGTTAATGATAAGACATGACAGATTTGAAAGGAATGAATGAGACGGGAAAGTCTTGGAAGACCGCAGGTTTTGGCACAAATTCCAAAAGAATATCCCTAACAGATTTGAAAAGTTGGTGCGAAATGTGGAGAACAGgcacagttccgaatatagacctCAATTGGCTGCATACTCAACATCGCTTACAAACCTGCCTGCAGTGTATCTTTCACAGGAATCAACGTTACCGTAATTCCGACTCAGATCATCTTCCGTGTATCCTCTTGAACTCCCTCGTACGAGGCGTCCTGTGTACAGCCTTCCACCATATCAGCGCCTGTATGTCATAACTGGTCTCACAATGGGCTTGTGAATCCAGTAAATAATCTTTGGGTTAACTTCTCACTTGCTACCGAACATCTTCCTGCAGGATTAGAGTTTCGTTCCTCCGTACTGTTTTCCCAGGACAGTTTCAAATCGAGGAAAAAATCTAGGTTTTTCTCTCCCTTCGCCATATGAAGAGTGTTCATCACAAGAGATATGAGTCATGGAGCCGGAATACTTTATCTCCAAGAGAAAAGATCAGCTCCGCCTTCCTTGACGTTGCCCTCAACCCTTTTCTCGAAGCCCATCTAGACCTCTTCTTCAGCGAATTTTCCATAATCTCACTAAACATCGATAGCCCATCTAAACCACTTCTTCAGCGACTTTTCCATAATCTCTCACTCGACAGAAGCTTAGATACCGGCAGGGTATAGCTGTAAATACCACTCAA
The genomic region above belongs to Stomoxys calcitrans chromosome 5, idStoCalc2.1, whole genome shotgun sequence and contains:
- the LOC106081022 gene encoding 2-hydroxyacylsphingosine 1-beta-galactosyltransferase, producing MKYLIITSIFLICAGSCLSADILMVTMGGTKSHKIPFWELAKGLIDRGHNITFLNGFPSDFHIDGLHEVTPSGLVEYIQNYTNWDLVGARMLGEMPISLWDGIRYAFQSCDAMLEDAETQALMNRNFDLAILDGAYPECALGMVYQYKIPFMYINTVGFYTGSLSNSGNPGSFSVTPNFYSSFTDNMNILERAMNTAIQITSDVVHKFVMACVYRVMKERLGNHIPHPYDISRNVSFILQNGHAVVSYPRALNPNVAEVACIHCKPAKPLPKDLEDFINSAGESGFIYVSMGSSVKAANMPITLRHLLVQTFARLPYHVLWKYEGSAAEIDDLSDNVMLSRWLPQQDILGHPRLRAFVTHGGLLSMYETVFHGVPVVTMPVFCDHDVNSAKAELDGYAIKLDLETLTAVQLYKSIMKVIHDPQYRNAARFRQRLLLDQRTTPLETSVYWTEYVLRHKGAYHLQSPARNMNWLQYYLIDVAALYMATIYLIYFLIRRFLLRFDVIRSLHTPTKAKKL